One Bradyrhizobium zhanjiangense DNA segment encodes these proteins:
- a CDS encoding acyl-CoA dehydrogenase family protein, which produces MDFSLPADLVAYLGELDRFIEREIKPLEEADDNIRFFDHRREWARTDFENGGLPRHEWEVLLRKAKDLADAAGHLRFPVPKQYGGKDGSNLWMAVIREHFAAKGLGLHNDLQNEHSIVGNFPVVTMLDRYGRDDQKAMIDGSIKGKYRITFGLTEPHHGSDATHMETRAVPATRDNVKGWIINGEKMWTTGMHVATHCALFARTSGNDGDARGITCFLVPAKSHGVKVEEYMWTFNMPTDHPRVSFTDVFVPEDALFGEVGRGLSLAQCFVHQNRIRQAASSLGAAVYCINESVKYARERKPFGKALAENQAIQFPLVELATQAEMLRLLIRKTAWEMDQLTEEQIERTLSDRVSMCNYWANRLCCESADRAMQVHGGMGYSRHKPFEHIYRHHRRYRITEGSEEIQMRKVAGFLFGYMGPGKH; this is translated from the coding sequence TTGGATTTCTCATTGCCTGCCGATCTCGTCGCCTATCTCGGAGAGCTCGACCGCTTCATCGAACGCGAGATCAAGCCGCTGGAAGAAGCCGACGACAACATCCGCTTCTTCGATCACCGCCGCGAATGGGCGCGCACCGATTTCGAGAATGGCGGCCTGCCACGCCACGAATGGGAGGTGTTGCTGCGCAAGGCCAAGGACCTTGCGGACGCCGCCGGCCATCTGCGCTTTCCGGTGCCGAAGCAATATGGCGGCAAGGACGGCTCCAATCTCTGGATGGCCGTGATCCGCGAGCATTTTGCCGCAAAGGGTCTCGGCCTGCACAACGACCTCCAGAACGAGCACTCCATCGTCGGCAATTTCCCCGTCGTTACCATGCTCGACCGCTACGGCCGCGACGACCAGAAGGCGATGATCGACGGCTCGATCAAAGGCAAGTACCGCATCACCTTTGGCTTGACCGAGCCGCATCACGGCTCGGACGCGACCCACATGGAGACGCGTGCGGTGCCGGCGACCCGGGATAACGTCAAGGGCTGGATCATCAACGGCGAGAAGATGTGGACGACCGGCATGCATGTCGCCACGCATTGCGCGCTGTTTGCGCGCACGAGCGGCAATGATGGCGATGCGCGCGGCATCACCTGCTTCCTGGTGCCGGCGAAGAGCCACGGCGTCAAGGTCGAAGAATACATGTGGACCTTCAACATGCCGACCGACCATCCCCGCGTCAGCTTTACCGACGTGTTCGTGCCGGAGGATGCGCTATTCGGCGAGGTCGGCCGCGGCCTGTCCTTGGCGCAGTGCTTCGTGCACCAGAACCGTATCCGGCAGGCCGCGAGCTCGCTGGGAGCTGCGGTCTACTGCATCAACGAGAGCGTGAAGTACGCGCGCGAGCGAAAGCCGTTCGGGAAGGCACTTGCCGAGAACCAGGCGATCCAGTTCCCGCTGGTCGAGCTCGCCACGCAGGCCGAGATGCTGCGTCTTCTGATCCGCAAGACCGCCTGGGAGATGGACCAGCTCACCGAGGAGCAGATCGAGCGCACGCTTTCCGACCGCGTCTCGATGTGCAACTACTGGGCAAACCGCCTCTGCTGCGAATCCGCCGACCGCGCCATGCAGGTCCACGGCGGCATGGGCTACTCACGCCACAAGCCGTTCGAGCACATCTACCGCCACCACCGGCGTTATAGGATCACCGAGGGCAGCGAGGAGATCCAGATGCGGAAAGTGGCGGGGTTTTTGTTCGGCTATATGGGGCCGGGGAAACATTAG
- a CDS encoding enoyl-CoA hydratase-related protein has product MELKFSKVERKGPITIVTLSRPEVYNALHTDAHFELNKVFDDFSADPEQWIAIVTGSGDKAFCAGNDLKWQAAGGKRGWDKGGFAGLTSRFDCDKPIIAAVNGVAMGGGFEIALACDLIIASENATFALPEPRVGLAALAGGLHRLPRQIGLKRAMGMILTARHVSAKEGLELGFVNEVVPQDEALNAALRWAEMITKNSPMSIRASKQAIQKGLGVSLEQAIEEQREYPAVKAMAASQDYIEGPKAFSEKRPPKWVGK; this is encoded by the coding sequence ATGGAGCTGAAATTTTCGAAGGTGGAACGCAAGGGCCCGATCACGATCGTCACGCTGTCGCGCCCCGAGGTCTACAACGCGCTGCACACCGATGCGCATTTCGAGCTCAACAAGGTGTTCGACGACTTCTCCGCCGATCCCGAGCAATGGATCGCGATCGTCACGGGTAGCGGCGACAAAGCGTTTTGCGCCGGCAACGATCTGAAGTGGCAGGCGGCGGGCGGCAAGCGCGGCTGGGACAAGGGCGGCTTTGCCGGCCTGACCTCGCGGTTCGACTGCGACAAGCCGATCATCGCAGCGGTGAATGGCGTCGCGATGGGCGGCGGCTTCGAGATCGCGCTGGCCTGCGACCTCATCATCGCCTCGGAGAACGCGACCTTCGCTCTGCCCGAGCCGCGCGTCGGCCTAGCCGCACTCGCCGGCGGCCTGCATCGGCTGCCACGGCAGATCGGGCTCAAGCGCGCCATGGGCATGATCCTCACCGCACGCCATGTCAGTGCCAAGGAAGGCCTCGAGCTCGGCTTCGTCAACGAGGTGGTGCCGCAGGACGAAGCACTCAACGCCGCGCTGCGCTGGGCAGAGATGATCACCAAGAATTCGCCGATGTCGATCCGAGCCTCGAAGCAGGCGATCCAGAAGGGGCTTGGCGTCTCCCTGGAGCAGGCGATCGAGGAGCAGCGCGAGTATCCGGCGGTGAAGGCGATGGCGGCGTCGCAGGATTACATCGAGGGCCCGAAGGCGTTCTCGGAGAAGCGGCCGCCGAAATGGGTGGGGAAGTGA
- a CDS encoding DUF6285 domain-containing protein: protein MQDEPTPIELTKSVADFLRNDITPLISGHQAFKLRVAINILDLVTRQLTREEESDAREVERLRALLGVDGSVAELNQALADRIAKGEVDLATPGLAEHLWATTMDKLAVDQPNYASYKRELGRGG from the coding sequence ATGCAGGACGAACCCACACCGATCGAGCTGACCAAGTCAGTCGCAGATTTCTTGCGCAACGACATCACGCCGCTGATCTCCGGCCACCAGGCCTTCAAGCTGCGCGTCGCCATCAACATCCTCGACCTCGTCACGCGGCAGTTGACACGGGAGGAGGAGAGCGATGCACGGGAGGTGGAGCGGCTGCGCGCGCTGCTGGGCGTGGACGGCTCCGTCGCCGAGCTCAATCAAGCGCTCGCCGATCGCATCGCCAAAGGCGAGGTCGATCTCGCAACGCCGGGCCTTGCCGAGCACCTCTGGGCGACCACGATGGACAAGCTCGCAGTCGATCAGCCGAATTACGCGTCATACAAGCGGGAGCTCGGGCGAGGCGGGTAG
- a CDS encoding phosphotransferase family protein: protein MIEAELSRSVVRWCEGATGVTGAAKLSGGASQETWRFDVVHPDGPIGAILRRSPKGYGAAPTRAAGLAAEAQLMQLAYEAGVPSPRVMHVLAPEDDLGTGFIMQRVEGETIARKILRDDEFAAARPHLARQIGGVLAGLHRLPLDKLPELRRMTATKEIGEFERDYRSLNWPKPVFELALRWLRDHDPGPSAVETLVHGDFRNGNLIIGADGVRAVLDWELAHLGDPMEDLGWVCVNSWRFGEIDKPVGGFGSREELFAGYEAAGRKVDPARVKFWEVMGTLRWGIMCGGMMQRFREGPDHSMERAMIGRRASETEIDLLRLLAPRGS from the coding sequence ATGATCGAGGCGGAACTCTCCCGCAGCGTGGTGCGCTGGTGCGAAGGTGCGACCGGCGTCACCGGCGCGGCAAAGCTCTCGGGCGGCGCCAGCCAGGAAACCTGGCGCTTCGACGTCGTGCATCCTGATGGGCCGATCGGCGCGATCCTGCGCCGCTCGCCGAAGGGCTATGGCGCTGCGCCAACGCGTGCGGCCGGTCTTGCCGCTGAAGCGCAGCTGATGCAGCTCGCATACGAGGCCGGCGTGCCGTCGCCGCGGGTGATGCATGTGCTCGCGCCGGAGGACGATCTCGGCACCGGCTTCATCATGCAGCGGGTCGAGGGCGAGACCATCGCCCGCAAGATCCTTCGCGATGACGAGTTCGCAGCTGCACGGCCGCATCTCGCGCGGCAGATCGGCGGCGTGCTCGCCGGCCTGCACAGGCTGCCGCTGGACAAGCTGCCCGAGCTGCGCCGCATGACCGCAACGAAGGAGATCGGCGAGTTCGAGCGCGACTATCGCAGCCTGAACTGGCCAAAGCCCGTGTTCGAGCTGGCGCTGCGCTGGCTGCGCGATCACGATCCCGGCCCCTCGGCCGTGGAGACGCTGGTGCATGGCGATTTCCGCAACGGCAATCTCATCATCGGCGCCGACGGTGTCCGTGCGGTCCTAGATTGGGAACTCGCCCATCTCGGCGATCCCATGGAGGATCTCGGCTGGGTCTGCGTCAACTCCTGGCGCTTCGGCGAGATCGACAAGCCGGTCGGCGGCTTTGGCTCGCGCGAGGAATTGTTCGCGGGCTATGAGGCCGCGGGCCGCAAGGTCGATCCGGCGCGCGTGAAATTCTGGGAAGTGATGGGCACGCTGCGCTGGGGCATCATGTGCGGCGGCATGATGCAGCGGTTCCGCGAGGGGCCCGACCATTCCATGGAGCGCGCCATGATCGGCCGCCGCGCGTCCGAGACCGAGATCGATCTGTTGCGGCTGCTGGCGCCGCGCGGGAGTTGA
- a CDS encoding enoyl-CoA hydratase/isomerase translates to MQFKHVTLDFDGAVAILKLDHQEVMNAVSLDMLGGLAEALDTIEEKRDEVRCVVLTGAGRAFCTGANLQGRNNQSKKTKAGLTLETGFHPFLRRIRNLHCPIITAVNGPAAGAGMSFALLGDMILCARSSYFLQAFRRIGLVPDCGSTWLLPRLIGRARSIELSLMGERLPAEKALEWGLVNRVYDDGVLMEEAMKLARELASGPTVALSLIRKLYWDSPENSFEDQLNLEFQCQLRAGDTQDFREGVGAFLEKRPAQFKGK, encoded by the coding sequence ATGCAGTTCAAACACGTCACGCTCGATTTCGATGGCGCGGTCGCGATCCTCAAGCTCGACCATCAGGAGGTGATGAACGCAGTCTCCTTGGACATGCTGGGCGGTCTTGCCGAAGCGCTTGACACCATCGAGGAGAAGAGGGACGAGGTGCGCTGCGTCGTGCTGACCGGCGCGGGGCGGGCGTTCTGCACCGGCGCGAATCTCCAGGGCCGCAACAATCAGTCGAAGAAGACCAAGGCCGGCCTGACGCTGGAGACCGGCTTTCATCCCTTCCTGCGCCGCATCCGCAACCTGCATTGCCCCATCATCACTGCGGTCAACGGCCCGGCCGCCGGCGCCGGCATGAGCTTCGCGCTGCTCGGCGACATGATCCTGTGTGCGCGCTCGTCGTATTTCCTGCAAGCCTTCCGCCGCATCGGTCTCGTGCCCGATTGCGGCTCGACCTGGCTACTGCCGCGCCTCATCGGCCGGGCGCGCTCGATCGAATTGTCGCTGATGGGCGAGCGGCTGCCGGCCGAGAAGGCGCTGGAATGGGGTCTCGTCAACCGCGTCTACGATGACGGCGTGCTGATGGAGGAAGCGATGAAGCTCGCGCGCGAGCTCGCCAGCGGCCCGACGGTCGCGCTGTCGCTGATCCGCAAGCTCTATTGGGACAGCCCGGAAAATTCCTTCGAGGATCAGCTCAACCTTGAATTCCAGTGCCAGCTCCGCGCCGGCGACACCCAGGATTTTCGCGAGGGCGTCGGCGCGTTCCTGGAGAAGCGGCCCGCGCAGTTCAAAGGCAAATGA
- a CDS encoding SDR family NAD(P)-dependent oxidoreductase, translating into MNLFDLTGRVAVITGGNGGIGLGIAQALAGQGCNVSLWGRNPDKNRSAAASLADLAGKVDTRVCDVTDPASVNAAMKATLDTFGRVDGCFANAGIGGGGRRSFIERTEEEWRTMFSTNLDGVFHAFQAAAKHMTERANAGDPFGRLVATSSLASIFGTARNEHYAATKAAINALVRALGVELARYGVTANAILPGWIKSDMTAGIMANDKFVANVMPRIPVRRFGEASDFGGIAVYLMSKASSYHTADTFVIDGGYTAF; encoded by the coding sequence ATGAACCTTTTCGACCTCACCGGCCGCGTCGCCGTGATCACCGGCGGCAATGGCGGCATCGGGCTCGGCATCGCGCAGGCGCTCGCCGGCCAGGGCTGCAACGTCTCGCTCTGGGGCCGCAATCCTGACAAGAACAGAAGCGCTGCCGCGAGCCTGGCCGACCTTGCCGGCAAGGTCGATACCCGCGTCTGCGACGTCACCGATCCGGCCTCGGTCAATGCCGCGATGAAGGCGACGCTCGACACGTTCGGCCGGGTCGACGGCTGCTTTGCCAATGCAGGCATCGGCGGCGGCGGCCGGCGCTCCTTCATCGAGCGCACCGAGGAGGAATGGCGCACGATGTTTTCGACCAATCTCGACGGCGTGTTTCATGCGTTCCAGGCCGCGGCGAAGCACATGACCGAACGCGCCAATGCCGGCGATCCCTTCGGCCGGTTGGTTGCCACCTCGAGCCTCGCCTCGATCTTCGGCACCGCGCGCAACGAGCACTATGCGGCGACCAAGGCCGCCATCAACGCGCTGGTGCGCGCGCTCGGCGTTGAGCTGGCGCGTTACGGCGTCACCGCGAACGCGATCCTGCCCGGCTGGATCAAGAGCGACATGACCGCCGGCATCATGGCGAACGACAAATTCGTCGCCAATGTGATGCCGCGCATTCCGGTGCGCCGCTTCGGCGAAGCCTCCGATTTCGGCGGCATTGCCGTGTATCTGATGAGCAAGGCGTCGTCGTATCACACCGCCGATACGTTCGTGATCGACGGCGGCTATACGGCGTTCTGA
- a CDS encoding VOC family protein has protein sequence MFSHVMIGTNDLDKAKAFYDKLLGTLEVRPARVDGHRIFYITKTGVFSVSKPINGEPATCANGGTIGFACNSPEQVEAWHAAGVAAGAKSIEDPPGIRQGPGGKLYLAYLRDLDGNKICAMHRLPA, from the coding sequence ATGTTCTCGCACGTCATGATCGGCACCAACGACTTGGACAAGGCCAAGGCGTTCTACGACAAGCTGCTCGGCACGCTTGAGGTACGGCCGGCCAGGGTCGACGGCCATCGCATCTTCTACATCACCAAGACCGGTGTGTTCTCGGTGTCGAAGCCGATCAACGGCGAACCGGCGACCTGCGCGAATGGCGGCACGATCGGCTTTGCTTGCAATTCGCCGGAGCAGGTCGAGGCTTGGCACGCGGCCGGAGTCGCCGCCGGTGCAAAATCGATCGAGGATCCGCCTGGCATCCGCCAGGGCCCCGGCGGCAAGCTCTACCTCGCCTATTTGCGTGATCTCGACGGCAACAAGATCTGCGCGATGCATCGGCTGCCGGCGTGA
- a CDS encoding acyl-CoA dehydrogenase family protein, with translation MTKHTYIPRTTNYTLNPGDELNDLRMSDQVRPLYDHVKKFIRDTVEPMSIEFAKAGESKEDRWSFTPKQLEVLEKAKNKAKQEGLWNFFLPDDETGQGLKNLDYAYIAAELGKSPLASETMNCSAPDTGNMEVLERVGTKEQKEKWLKPLLNGEIRSAYVMTEPNVASSDAKNISTTAKLVGDEWVINGEKYYISGLGDPRCKILIVMVKTNPDAPPSKQQSQILVPRDTPGVEVLGPMYVFGQDHAPRGHMHMRFNNVRVPKENMLLGEGRGFEISQLRLGPGRIHHCMRTIGKAEKALDLMVQRGLTREAFGKKIAHLGGNMQIIAQARCEIEAMRLMVLKAAKAMDVLGNKEARVWVSMVKAMVPERACKIIDQAIQMHGATGISHWTPLAEMYQDVRHLRFADGPDEVHWMVVGRHELSMA, from the coding sequence ATGACAAAACACACCTACATTCCCCGCACCACCAACTACACTCTCAATCCCGGCGACGAGCTCAACGACCTCAGGATGTCGGACCAGGTCCGGCCGCTCTATGATCACGTCAAGAAGTTCATCCGCGACACCGTCGAGCCGATGTCGATCGAGTTTGCCAAGGCTGGCGAGAGCAAGGAGGATCGCTGGAGCTTTACCCCGAAGCAGCTCGAGGTGCTGGAGAAGGCCAAGAACAAGGCCAAGCAGGAAGGCCTCTGGAACTTCTTCCTGCCCGACGACGAGACCGGCCAGGGCCTGAAGAATCTCGACTACGCCTATATCGCGGCCGAGCTCGGCAAGAGCCCGCTGGCTTCGGAGACCATGAATTGCTCGGCGCCCGACACCGGCAACATGGAGGTGCTGGAGCGCGTCGGCACCAAGGAGCAGAAGGAGAAGTGGCTAAAGCCGCTGCTCAACGGCGAGATCCGCTCGGCCTACGTCATGACCGAGCCGAACGTCGCCTCCTCCGACGCCAAGAACATCTCGACGACGGCCAAGCTCGTCGGCGACGAATGGGTCATCAATGGCGAGAAGTACTACATCTCAGGTCTCGGCGATCCCCGCTGCAAGATCCTCATCGTGATGGTGAAGACCAATCCGGATGCGCCGCCGAGCAAGCAGCAGTCGCAGATCCTGGTGCCGCGCGACACGCCCGGCGTCGAGGTGCTCGGCCCCATGTACGTGTTTGGCCAGGACCACGCCCCGCGCGGCCACATGCATATGCGCTTCAACAACGTCCGCGTGCCGAAGGAGAACATGCTGCTCGGCGAGGGCCGCGGCTTCGAGATCTCGCAGCTCCGCCTCGGACCGGGGCGCATCCACCATTGCATGCGCACCATTGGCAAGGCCGAGAAGGCGCTCGACCTCATGGTGCAGCGTGGCCTCACCCGCGAGGCCTTCGGCAAGAAGATCGCCCATCTCGGCGGCAACATGCAGATCATCGCGCAGGCGCGCTGCGAGATCGAGGCGATGCGGCTGATGGTGCTGAAGGCGGCGAAGGCGATGGATGTGCTCGGCAACAAGGAGGCCCGCGTCTGGGTCTCCATGGTCAAGGCCATGGTGCCGGAGCGCGCCTGCAAGATCATCGACCAGGCGATCCAGATGCACGGTGCCACCGGCATCTCGCACTGGACCCCGCTGGCCGAGATGTACCAGGACGTCCGTCACCTGCGCTTCGCCGACGGCCCGGACGAGGTGCACTGGATGGTGGTGGGGCGCCACGAGTTGAGCATGGCGTGA
- the yghU gene encoding glutathione-dependent disulfide-bond oxidoreductase, with amino-acid sequence MTDTPYVPPKVWIWDKENGGQFANINRPIAGPTHDKELPVGRHPLQLYSLATPNGVKVTVMLEELLALGHKGAEYDAWLIRIGNGDQFGSGFVDINPNSKIPALMDRSGPEPIRVFESGSILFYLAEKFGAFLPKDVKTRTEAMSWLFWQMGSAPYLGGGFGHFYAYAPTKIEYAIDRFAMETKRQLDVLDRRLADNEYLAGSEYTIADMAVWPWYGALAKGLVYGAGEFLSVQDYKNVQRWTDRIAKRPAVKRGRMVNRVSGDPASQLHERHDASDFETKTQDKLAPVT; translated from the coding sequence ATGACCGACACCCCCTACGTACCGCCCAAAGTCTGGATCTGGGACAAGGAAAATGGCGGGCAGTTCGCCAACATCAACCGCCCGATCGCCGGGCCCACCCACGACAAGGAGCTGCCGGTCGGCCGCCACCCGCTCCAGCTCTACTCGCTGGCGACGCCGAACGGGGTGAAGGTCACGGTGATGCTGGAGGAGCTTCTGGCGCTCGGCCATAAGGGCGCCGAATACGACGCCTGGCTGATCAGGATCGGCAACGGCGACCAGTTCGGCAGCGGCTTCGTCGACATCAATCCGAACTCCAAGATCCCGGCGCTGATGGACCGCTCCGGGCCCGAGCCGATCCGCGTGTTCGAGTCCGGCTCGATCCTGTTCTACCTCGCCGAGAAGTTCGGCGCCTTCCTGCCGAAGGACGTCAAGACCCGCACCGAGGCGATGTCGTGGCTGTTCTGGCAGATGGGCAGCGCGCCCTATCTCGGCGGCGGCTTCGGCCACTTCTATGCCTACGCGCCGACCAAGATCGAATACGCCATCGATCGCTTCGCGATGGAGACCAAGCGCCAGCTCGACGTGCTCGATCGGCGGCTCGCCGACAACGAATATCTCGCGGGCAGCGAGTACACCATCGCCGACATGGCGGTGTGGCCCTGGTACGGTGCGCTCGCCAAGGGGCTGGTTTATGGTGCCGGCGAATTCCTCTCGGTGCAGGACTACAAAAACGTGCAGCGCTGGACCGACCGGATCGCCAAGCGCCCGGCCGTGAAGCGCGGCCGCATGGTCAACCGCGTCTCCGGCGATCCCGCCAGCCAGCTCCACGAACGCCACGATGCGAGCGACTTCGAGACCAAGACGCAGGACAAGCTCGCGCCGGTGACGTGA
- a CDS encoding nitronate monooxygenase → MKSPICDMLGIEFPLLAFSHCRDVVAAVSRAGGFGVLGATVHTPDTLERELKWIDDHVDGKPYGIDVLIPENISTAGEKDVTWKSLEARVPQEHRDYTRDLLKKYDIELTATEVADNQPQPFDGKTALQLLEVSFKHPIRLIANALGVPPKAMIEMGKKHGVPVAALVGAKEHALRQVAAGVDILVVQGTEAGGHCGEVSTMVLVPEVIKAIKPIRDVPVLAAGGIMTGRQMAACMAMGAAGAWTGSVWLATVEAETTEIFREKMIAASSRDAVRSKGRTGKPARQLRSVWTDAWDRAPDSPGALPMPLQSIISRDAFNSIDRAAASGNAKARDLVSYFVGQGVGLIDSVKSAGAVVQEFKEEFAEAVEHMNALVAE, encoded by the coding sequence ATGAAATCGCCGATCTGCGACATGCTGGGCATCGAGTTCCCGCTGCTCGCCTTCAGCCATTGCCGCGATGTCGTTGCCGCCGTCAGCCGCGCCGGCGGCTTCGGCGTGCTGGGCGCCACTGTGCACACGCCCGATACGCTCGAACGCGAACTGAAGTGGATCGACGATCACGTCGACGGCAAGCCCTACGGCATCGACGTGCTGATCCCCGAAAACATCTCCACCGCAGGCGAAAAGGACGTCACCTGGAAGAGCCTGGAGGCGCGCGTGCCGCAAGAGCACCGCGACTACACACGCGATCTTCTGAAGAAATACGATATCGAGCTGACCGCCACTGAAGTGGCAGACAATCAGCCGCAACCGTTCGACGGGAAGACCGCACTTCAATTGCTCGAGGTCTCCTTCAAGCATCCAATCCGCTTAATCGCAAATGCGCTGGGCGTGCCGCCGAAGGCGATGATCGAGATGGGCAAAAAGCATGGCGTGCCCGTTGCCGCACTTGTCGGCGCCAAGGAGCACGCACTGCGCCAGGTCGCGGCCGGCGTCGACATCCTCGTCGTGCAGGGCACCGAGGCCGGTGGCCATTGCGGCGAGGTCTCGACCATGGTGCTGGTGCCGGAGGTGATCAAGGCGATTAAGCCGATCCGCGACGTGCCGGTGCTGGCGGCCGGTGGCATCATGACCGGACGGCAGATGGCGGCCTGCATGGCGATGGGCGCGGCCGGCGCCTGGACCGGCTCGGTGTGGCTGGCCACCGTCGAGGCCGAGACCACGGAGATTTTTCGCGAGAAGATGATCGCGGCGTCCTCGCGCGACGCGGTGCGCTCGAAGGGCCGTACCGGCAAGCCGGCACGGCAGCTTCGCTCGGTCTGGACCGATGCCTGGGACCGCGCGCCGGACAGCCCGGGCGCGCTGCCGATGCCGCTCCAGAGCATCATCAGCCGCGACGCTTTCAACTCGATCGACCGCGCGGCGGCGAGCGGCAACGCCAAGGCGCGCGATCTCGTCAGCTATTTCGTCGGCCAGGGCGTCGGGTTGATCGACAGCGTGAAATCGGCCGGCGCCGTGGTGCAGGAGTTCAAGGAAGAGTTCGCCGAAGCCGTCGAGCACATGAATGCGCTGGTGGCGGAGTAA
- a CDS encoding acetyl-CoA acetyltransferase, producing the protein MNNSSIPADRIPVIVGIGEIVDRPKEITDGLEPLDLLEQALRRAEADAGAKLLGEVQSLDVVNFLSWRYRDPEKLLAHRLGISPSHCYYGPVGGESPIRYIHEAAKRIARGECTVAAICGAEAQSTVTKAERAGVKLPWTPFAHDVEEPKRGAAFQKPLAVKLGVFRPVTVYPFYEAASSAHWGQTPREAMAESGTLWSRYSEAAAQNPNAWLKRRYAPDEITTPTADNRLIAWPYNKLMVANPSVNMGGALLLTSLAKAQAAGIAEDRLVYPLGGASAEEPRDYLLRDQFYESHPQNAVLKAVMDLAGGDGKQFDAIELYSCFPCVPKMARRTLGLGVDVQPTVTGGLTFFGAPLNTYMTHAACAMVRRVRDGAKLGLLYGQGGFVTKHHALVVSKTPPHEALVQETSVQAVADRNKRTVPEFVTEATGKGKVESFTVLYGRGGDVEHGVVMLRTEDDRRTLARIPASDSATLAHLLNMDRTPVGSRGEITMATDGVPEWRVV; encoded by the coding sequence ATGAACAACTCCTCTATCCCCGCAGACCGCATCCCCGTTATCGTCGGCATCGGCGAGATCGTCGACCGTCCCAAGGAGATCACGGATGGCCTCGAGCCGCTCGATCTCCTGGAACAGGCCCTGCGCCGCGCGGAAGCAGACGCCGGCGCAAAGCTGCTCGGCGAGGTGCAATCGCTCGACGTCGTCAACTTCCTGAGCTGGCGCTATCGCGATCCGGAGAAGCTTTTGGCGCATCGGCTCGGCATCTCGCCGTCGCATTGCTACTACGGCCCGGTCGGCGGCGAGAGCCCGATCCGCTACATCCACGAAGCCGCAAAGCGCATCGCGCGGGGTGAATGCACCGTGGCGGCCATCTGTGGCGCCGAGGCGCAGTCGACCGTGACCAAGGCAGAGCGCGCCGGCGTCAAGCTGCCGTGGACGCCGTTCGCGCACGACGTCGAGGAGCCCAAGCGCGGCGCGGCGTTCCAGAAGCCGCTCGCTGTGAAGCTCGGCGTGTTCCGCCCCGTCACCGTCTATCCGTTCTATGAGGCGGCCTCCTCCGCGCATTGGGGCCAGACGCCGCGCGAGGCGATGGCGGAATCCGGCACGCTGTGGTCGCGCTATTCGGAAGCCGCCGCACAGAATCCCAACGCCTGGCTGAAGCGGCGCTATGCGCCTGACGAGATCACGACGCCGACCGCGGACAACCGCCTGATCGCGTGGCCCTACAACAAGCTCATGGTCGCCAATCCCAGCGTCAACATGGGCGGCGCGCTGCTGCTCACGAGCCTCGCCAAGGCGCAGGCCGCTGGGATCGCCGAGGACAGACTGGTCTATCCGCTCGGCGGCGCCTCGGCGGAGGAGCCGCGCGACTATCTCCTGCGCGACCAGTTCTACGAGAGCCACCCGCAGAACGCGGTGCTGAAGGCCGTGATGGACCTCGCCGGCGGCGACGGCAAACAGTTCGACGCCATCGAGCTCTACAGCTGCTTTCCGTGCGTGCCCAAGATGGCGCGGCGGACGCTGGGCCTGGGCGTCGACGTGCAGCCGACCGTGACCGGCGGCCTCACCTTCTTCGGCGCCCCGCTCAACACCTACATGACGCACGCGGCCTGCGCGATGGTCCGCCGCGTGCGCGACGGCGCCAAGCTCGGCCTGCTCTACGGCCAGGGCGGCTTCGTCACCAAGCATCATGCGCTGGTGGTGTCGAAGACGCCGCCGCACGAGGCGCTGGTGCAGGAGACGAGCGTGCAGGCGGTGGCGGACCGCAACAAACGCACGGTGCCGGAGTTCGTCACGGAGGCAACTGGCAAAGGCAAGGTCGAGAGCTTTACCGTGCTCTACGGCCGCGGCGGCGACGTCGAGCACGGCGTGGTGATGCTGCGCACGGAAGACGACCGGCGCACGCTCGCGCGGATTCCGGCGAGCGACAGCGCGACGCTGGCGCATCTGCTCAACAT